In the Glycine max cultivar Williams 82 chromosome 19, Glycine_max_v4.0, whole genome shotgun sequence genome, CCAATCACATTGGTTTCCTTGACGCAAGCTAGAATGTCAGTACTTGTAAAACCAAGCCTCTGAAAAGCCATCAATCTCCAGGGCCACCCTTTGCTACCCTTATAAAATCTTTCTTGGAAGCAAAACCCGTCGGTGTACCACCTTATGTACAAAGATCTTGCTACCAAAATTGCAATTCCGATGACTAGGATTGAAGATATTCCAGTGATCCATGCTGTAATAATGTGCTTTGCACGCAAGCTTCCGTGTCTTGAAGAGTATGCAGAGTTTTGGTCACATGGAGGGAGGATACCACCACATAGGCCAGCATTACCGAGAAGATCATTTGGGTTTATAGTTCTTAGTATTCCGTTTGCTGGGACTGGACCTTCTAGCTTATTGTATGAGACATTGAGTGCTTCCAGAGCTGgagaaactccaaagctttcaGGTATTTGACCTGTCAGAGAATTGTTGGAAAGATCAAGCATGGCCAATGTAGGCATTTTAGCTAATGCTTTTGGGATTTCACTAGTCAATTGGTTGTTTTGGAGGTTCAAATTTACCAACTTCTGACATGAAGCAATGCTTGCTGGAATGCTTCCAGATAGATGATTTGATGAGAGATCAAGAACTGCAAGTGATGGACAGTCCTGAAATTGGTCTGGGATTTCACCTTCCAAGTTGTTGTTGGAGACCATGAAAGCTTGCAAGTCTGGAATGGAAAGGACAGTGGAAGGAAGCGAAGAATGAAGTTTGTTTCTTGAGAGATCAATAAAGGAAAGGGATGTGGAAGAGGAAATGTCATCTGGAATTCCACCAGAAAGACTATTGTTAGCCAACTCTAACCTTTGAAGCTTCCCAAGCTTCCCAAGACCCACAGGAACCGTCCCAGAAAGAAAATTGTTCTGAATTCGAACACGAACTAGTGAAGGACACATTGATAGGCTTGATGGAATTGGACCAGTGAATGCATTGTTGAATAGTATAAGCTTGGTGAGATTGCCCTGGCTGCAAAGAGTTTCTGGAATCTCTCCAGAGAGTGAATTGGATGATACATCCAACCATTGCAATGGTGAATTCTTGCCAAGGTTACTAGGCAATGGCCCTGACAAGGAATTGTTCCATAACTCAAGTACCTCCAGTTGTTGCAAATCTCCAAAGCCAGAAGGCACAGGACCAGACAGCTTGTTGCCCATGAAGTTGAGAAGTTTCAAATTCTTCAGCTGACTTATTTCAGATGGAATTTTTCCTGACAACATGTTATCAGAAAGATCCAGCAACTGCAAAGAGGTCATGTTGCCAATTGCTGGTGGAATTCTGCCGTCAAAGTTGTTGTTGTATAAGAAAACTGTATTCAACAACTTGAGCTCTCCCAATCCGCCTGGAATCTCACCACCAAGATTGGCTACTGCTAAATCAAGATACTTAAGATTGGTGAGGTTTCCAAATTCATCAGGAATGCCACCTTCAAATTCATTATATCCAAGGATCATATGCTCCAGTGATGAAAGTTGTCCCAGCTCGCCAGGAATTTTACCAGTGAGATTATTGCCAGATAGACCAAGGAACTTCAACTTATGCAAGTTACTGAATGATTTTGGAACTGACCCTACAAAGAAGCTGCCTCTGAGATCAAGCATCTCCAAGCAAG is a window encoding:
- the LOC100811284 gene encoding MDIS1-interacting receptor like kinase 1, producing the protein MKNKMQMKIQIFIFWYIGCFSYGFAAAVTNEVSALLSIKAGLVDPLNALQDWKLHGKEPGQDASHCNWTGIKCNSAGAVEKLDLSHKNLSGRVSNDIQRLESLTSLNLCCNAFSTPLPKSIANLTTLNSLDVSQNLFIGDFPLGLGRALRLVALNASSNEFSGSLPEDLANASCLEMLDLRGSFFVGSVPKSFSNLHKLKFLGLSGNNLTGKIPGELGQLSSLEHMILGYNEFEGGIPDEFGNLTNLKYLDLAVANLGGEIPGGLGELKLLNTVFLYNNNFDGRIPPAIGNMTSLQLLDLSDNMLSGKIPSEISQLKNLKLLNFMGNKLSGPVPSGFGDLQQLEVLELWNNSLSGPLPSNLGKNSPLQWLDVSSNSLSGEIPETLCSQGNLTKLILFNNAFTGPIPSSLSMCPSLVRVRIQNNFLSGTVPVGLGKLGKLQRLELANNSLSGGIPDDISSSTSLSFIDLSRNKLHSSLPSTVLSIPDLQAFMVSNNNLEGEIPDQFQDCPSLAVLDLSSNHLSGSIPASIASCQKLVNLNLQNNQLTSEIPKALAKMPTLAMLDLSNNSLTGQIPESFGVSPALEALNVSYNKLEGPVPANGILRTINPNDLLGNAGLCGGILPPCDQNSAYSSRHGSLRAKHIITAWITGISSILVIGIAILVARSLYIRWYTDGFCFQERFYKGSKGWPWRLMAFQRLGFTSTDILACVKETNVIGMGATGVVYKAEVPQSNTVVAVKKLWRTGTDIEVGSSDDLVGEVNVLGRLRHRNIVRLLGFLHNDIDVMIVYEFMHNGNLGEALHGRQATRLLVDWVSRYNIALGVAQGLAYLHHDCHPPVIHRDIKTNNILLDANLEARIADFGLAKMMIRKNETVSMVAGSYGYIAPEYGYALKVDEKIDVYSYGVVLLELLTGKRPLDSDFGESIDIVEWIRMKIRDNKSLEEALDPSVGNNRHVLEEMLLVLRIAILCTAKLPKDRPTMRDVVMMLGEAKPRRKSSGNSNDVANNKETPVFSTSPVNDNNLV